In Rosa rugosa chromosome 4, drRosRugo1.1, whole genome shotgun sequence, the genomic stretch TTATCAAGGTCACTTGCTGAGAATATACTGATCATGCCTCCAAGTGAAACAGTAACTATATGATCATTCTGCCATAGGCCGCCAACAAGCATGTCATCCACTCCACCTGATCCAGGACATGTCAATGTTTTATTCACCTTCCCATTACCATCCTCACATATATCCCATACTTTCGCCGACTTGTCAGCGGACACAGTCAGAATCTATCATTCAAATACGAACTAATCAGCATAATTCAACACGAAGCAAACATGAACACATTTCGTAACACAACCAGTAATGCAGATGAACAAAATATATTGGCAGAAGAAACCAATCCAAGTTACCTGTTTGCCATCAGGACTCCAGCTAAGAGCATAAATGCTGCCTTTGTGGCCATCTTCGGATGAAAGCTCTCCGATCTTCTCCGCAGTCTTCCCATCAAACATAAGACCCTTCTTATCTGAGCTTACAGTGATAAACTTACTCCCATCTGGAGAGTACCTTACACAGTTCACAAAATTCGAGTGATCCCTGACATCCAAAAAccacaaacaaaaaaagataACACTTCCGAATGAGGTAAGTAACACACAGATACACATAATGCGATCAAATCAAGGCCTCAAAATCATCACAATGATCAAAGAACAAAACCTGTGAGACTGCTTGAATTTGAAAGGAGGCCCTTCATAGAAATTGACCAGGAAATCCTCACCGCATGTGACAATGCGAAAGGGTCTGGTTGGCTTGAAACAACAGCTCAAAACCCGTTTCGAATGCCCATCGAAATCCCCCACAGTAGACCCAGAATCCCACCTATTCAAAATTCACAGCCAAATTTTCACAACCCacccaaatcaaaatcaactcTATATTATATTATTAAGATCGCAAAAACGACGTCGCTTACATGAAGGCGCGGACAAGCGACTTCCCTTTGCCTTCGCCGCAGGCGACGATCCTCATTCCGTCGGCGGACCACTGGAGGTCGTCGATCCGACCCGAGAGGACCTTGAACTCGTTCTTGAGGACGAAATCGTTGTGGGTCCCCCAGATCCTGACGGTGCCGGAGACGTCGGCGGACGCGATCCACTCGCCGTTGGGGGAGAATCTGGCGACGGTGGCCGGGTAGGCGTGCTCCGCGTAGACGGCGACGTCGAGAGGGTTGTCGAGGTTCATGATGATCACGGATCTGCCATTGGTGTAGAGGAGCCGGTTGGATTTGGGATCGCCGGAGATCAGGATCCCCCGGCCGCGCTCCGTCGACGGCACGCAGGCGTAGGCCTCGGCGAGTTGGGGCATTTTGGGGATTTTGGGGGAAATGAGATTTTGTGGGGATTTGAAACCTCGCAGCTTTTATAGACTGAAGAGGACAAGTGGTGGACCCCAGTGAGGTTTGGAAATGTTCAACAATGGACACGTGTCGGAGATGTATTGATGATTCAAAAGCAAGTCTGGATTTTGGGCTGGTCAAGCTCAGAAAGGACCTTCCAGGCCTGGCCcatccatttcttttctttttttatttttgtggtcGCATTAGAAAAGTATTACAAAGAAGATGCTCTTTCTTTATAAGGTCTTTAACAAGACATTATGTACTGATTTGTCTAAAAAAAGACATTATGTAATGATATGCGATTAATTTAGGTGAAAAGTGATTAAACCAAACACGCATGTGATTGTGATCAAAAGTAATATTAGTAAACTGGTCGGCTAGCATACTGTCCTCTCAGAATGTATGTACGAACTCAATGAAGTGAAATTTTATTTCGCCGGGTACTAAACAATGATGATCAAAGCACGAAAGTTCAACTAACTAACGTAGCAGTGTAATATGAAAAGATAAACTGTCAAGTCATGTAATACAACTATACAAGTGGTAAAGAAGTGAATTGTAATAGTCAGGCGGATAAAACTACGTGTGGACAAATATTGAGTCTAAAAACAAAAGGAATAAAGTTAGAAATGAGCACAATACTTGTATAATACTTTTAGGTGTACGTTGTTTGGTTTGCGGAAAGGAAATTAGTTTCTTCGTCTTTGCCATGAGCCATGGGAAAATAAATTTCGTACTAGTTTCTCTAGCAATGTTTGCGAACGTCAAGAAAGTAATAAGAAAATGCATTTTACTTTTGTTTTCGATGTTTGGTTTGTGCAGGAATAGGAAAGTAAGTAACATCAATTTTACAATGACATCCTTACTATtaaaacataaacaattcaagattcaaaagttttttgaagaaaaagttggtaataataacatttaaaacaagcttgctcacctaagggacagttttaagggactgtgagggacaagtacatctcaaccacatgtattaaatataaaagcagaaatgtaataacctgttttttttattcaaaacaatttggtggcaaacacctttgttAAAAGGTAAGGTGTAACTTGATTCAAGGCCGGTTGTTCTAATCATCATACAAGTCTGCATAATTGAAAGAAGCagacaattctctctctctctctctctctctctctctctctctctctctctctctctctctctctctctctctctctctctctctctctctctctctctctcgctcgaccgaaaccgaaaaacagagcaaaggctcttcggtctctctctacctccaccggccaccaaacggcgtcgaaccacttccttttgcttcgtctcagccttgcgcagctgctagaggcagccttgcaccgtgacacggccaccagcggcggcgggaagctccgcccggtttgagctcgttttggaaccaagcttgatatctcaagctaccggtcaccaatcctcaccaaaatccatccacaagctcgcctcaacttcctgaagctcccagaagcagcctcacacggcggcgtggcccgtagcagtggctgcaagtcaaacccaaccaagaacgaaaccggagctatcgatccggatatctcgagctacagaccatcatttcttgtgattcttgagcTAGTGAACTCAGATTGAAGTTttgaacaactttcatgaagggatcgaagcgagaaattgaagtttttacgtcggaattcaagctcgccggattctggaaattttccggccaccgacgctttcgatcaagatatctcgagctgtagagcttcgttttgagtgattcttgaaccagtgagttcgtctttaagttctgaacaagtctcctgaaggaatcgaagcgaaaggaggacatttttacgttgatcggagcttcgccggtttctgcaaattctcgccggtttctggaaaaattccggccacctcgactgttttaggtaatttcaaccacttccggtcattttcagcttacatggtagttatgaaagttgttaagcatgatgagaggaagaagagcagcccggccccgacaccattggtggtggtcggcggcggctctgccactaactccggcggccctttccggccacctccggggatcaaaaatatggtttctgtacattttcagattctatatttcaatacgatcattttggtatattacacgtaatttttggatatcgtatgattaagttatgaatttttaagtttcgatcgatttcgatcgttcgatttgtgatctgtgaagatcagaccgtctgatggaattgtagatttgatatgttgatcgtatgactgtcccgatgactttgtgtggtcacggacgaagatccgaccgttggatcttcgtataattgagaaatggtgattcgggaggcgatttgtgagaatccatccgtcggatttttatataagttagaatccgaccgtcagatttccgtatatgtgtgcttttgagttgttggctaagttaagatcattattggattaggtgatcgatggatttatttggcggacgattcgtgagattgttaattgagctgttaagaagacgcagctggatcagaggtgagtaaacctcacgtggttcatattacgaaccgaataaatttaattactttattttgtcgtaattgtgtgaaaatatttatgaaataaatatttgttttaaatcatatgggcttgatcaactacggtccataggtaagtaaaatgtatttaaactataaaaatgaatttcacgattttattgtgtggactatagttggtattagtgattatccctgagcggataattacgtatatatatatttatgtggaatatatatatggatggtgtggcattgtggtatgtggattattgaattgaatatttacatatgtcggaaacatatatgtattggtagaattgttgtgatgcaaacaatatttgtgagtgagttcatatatcgtttttgggtatgacttttcgggaaacaatatgtcgtgggaaatggtatttctattgttttgaaaagtgtttgaggatttggggagttgcaggttgtgatttctccttttgggttgggaaacatttcaggtccggtatgaccattttaaatgttttaatctgacgaccggtggtctgaggatttgagagtcacaggttgtgatttctccgtttgatttgttttaacattttgggtccagtgcgactcgcttaaatgttttgatctaagggtcaggttggcctaaagatccggggtttgcaggttgcatcctcaggcaatatatcgtaattacgcctttggcccggttagtgatttcgatcagttagagctctagtctgtctgccaacgtgtccaggttggaccggattttcataatgatttgttaggttaacatttcctatgattttgtcacgatgtgacttgtaagagtccttttggtaaaaggtgttgagttttggatggatttattagtgtgagttgatgatgtttttaattaatttccttgttaattcttttgtttaaatttctattctttttctcttttcttctttttcggttatattgtttattatctctatttatttccttgatcatttctatggttcgatttcccgtttatttctcgttttcattttattgtttgattttaatgtaatctcctgaactaaattatatgcagggattactatgacttctgattttatgcgtgttggttatttcctgaattaaatttctatgcatgattaatgttcttattagtttaattgggaagtgcagtgatggatgagacttgtagaaagttgagaaatattattccgtattgtggggataaagacatcttgttaagagtagagatgagtgattcatttgatttctttgtgtgtgatttcaaatgatttggagttaatgattttggtgatcgattatcgagattgtggttttctttgtggatgttgaaattgttggttgttacttgagttaaaagtactgtgttataataaatcaaccattctttcttttactcatactggctgtcaaaagcttaccgggttttgtgttgttgcaatcccggtacactattcaaacggtgtagcggataatcctacaggactggagaattcaggaaggtgatcgaaccgtgtagagtagctgctttgtaatactctgattttcagttgtgaggtttgttatgctcattagagctttacaatttactttgtacgagtgagttgtaataattaactcgaggtcttcgagttttgaatttgagcgtgagtggcgaggttgtttctgagaaaaaaaaattcagaacgtttatttgtttaagttgtttaattcatgtttcggatttgaatttgttattcaaaattcggggcgtgacaagaaattataacaatttaaaacTGTACATTTATTtccagccgtcagattcacttgtccctcacagtcccttaaaaactgtcccttaggtgagcaggcctTACATTCAAAATAGTCTTCAGAGTAGAGTAGTAGACAATTAATGTGCAATTAATGCAGAAAAAGTGGTTCCAAACACAATAAAGGATAAAGTTTCCCTTCCCAAACTTTCTACTCCTCAAACCAAACTAGGCCTTAAAGTTGGAGTTTGGTTTTTGGGTTTGTCAAAATGGATATGATTGGATGGAAAAAATCATTTTATCTTTAAGGACTTACTGATATtacaaaaaattattttgtaaCTTCTCATATCctcatattttctttttcccctaCATTTGATTCGTTAGtttcattttcttatttatgAATTAACTATGAATAACATGAGTCAAAtgaaaaattcttctatgcaccaACGGTGAAAGTGAACCAGCAATTCCAGCGGATCTAAGCCGTTGATATTTATagtcaacatttttttaataacaaaataatataCTTAATATTATTCAACAATACATTCCTGTTAGTGGAAATATATGTCAGTGTACTGAGGTCAAACCCAAAACTCATACGAAACTTGAGTAATACTGTAATAATCATCTATTTAAGCCGAGTATCCCAAATGCCAGACAAATTGAGAGAAGGATGAATTGCGTATTTAAGGGAgacctagctagctagaaaAGATTACATTAAAAATTAGTGGCGGTCCACCCACTCAATTGTGTTAGCTAGATGGTGGGAGGGAAGTAAAGGTAAGTGAGTGGCATGGCCGGTGCACATTCTCACCTCACCAAAGCATGCACACTATTGTGTCTTGTCATTCATTCACGCTCAGTCACAGACACTTAAACATGGACTGGTAAAAACAACCAGTCCAGTCCTCCATTCCATACATGTCAACTTGTCTATAAACTAACCCCCAAACCCCCACTACCAGACGCAGCTCAGCCTCCTCACCTCGTATATATAGATATCTATTGCTCTATTCTACCCAACCAATATATACACCCTCTGTTACTAATCGATCAGAGAATCTGagatcgatctctctctctccctgagCTTTTGCAGTAACTTAGCTAGGGTTTACGATCGATGAGGAAGCCTTGCTGTGAGAAGACTGAGATGACTAAAGGAGCGTGGTCGATACAAGAAGACCAGAAACTCATTGACTACATCCAAAAACATGGCGAAGGTTGCTGGAATTCTCTTCCTAAGGCTGCAGGTACATATATGCATCA encodes the following:
- the LOC133746552 gene encoding actin-interacting protein 1-2, with protein sequence MPQLAEAYACVPSTERGRGILISGDPKSNRLLYTNGRSVIIMNLDNPLDVAVYAEHAYPATVARFSPNGEWIASADVSGTVRIWGTHNDFVLKNEFKVLSGRIDDLQWSADGMRIVACGEGKGKSLVRAFMWDSGSTVGDFDGHSKRVLSCCFKPTRPFRIVTCGEDFLVNFYEGPPFKFKQSHRDHSNFVNCVRYSPDGSKFITVSSDKKGLMFDGKTAEKIGELSSEDGHKGSIYALSWSPDGKQILTVSADKSAKVWDICEDGNGKVNKTLTCPGSGGVDDMLVGGLWQNDHIVTVSLGGMISIFSASDLDKTPISLFGHMKNITSLAVLKNDPKLILSTSYDGLIVKWVQGVGYSGKLQRKETSQIKCFAAVEEEIVSSGFDNTVWRVPLQGDQCGDAESVDVGSQPKDISHALQSPELVLVSIDSGAVLLRGSKVVSTINLGFTVTASAIAPDGSEAIIGGQDGKLHIYSIAGDTLTEEAVLEKHRGAISVIRYSPDVSMIASGDLNREAVIWDRASREVKLKNMLYHTARINCLAWSPDNSMVATGSLDTCVIIYEVDKPASSRVTIKGAHLGGVYGIAFTDEHTVVSSGEDAFVRVWRLTPQ